One window of the Salvia splendens isolate huo1 chromosome 1, SspV2, whole genome shotgun sequence genome contains the following:
- the LOC121809370 gene encoding cysteine synthase-like — protein MAAVPKPGGTELSLWQHNLTFRLLPALMHLHCLLEQYLDVVEVLFLTFPNSYWEDTNVKGCVANVSAKLEVMEPCCSVKDRIGYSMIADAEKRGLITPGKSVLVEANTGIGSGGTISGTGRYLKKLNPNVKVAYFPFLKFETAGPHKIQGIGAGFIPKNLDLEVVDEVIDSCLFLTPTIFRSS, from the exons atggctgCAGTACCcaagcctggtggaacggaattgtctttatggcagcacaacttgaccTTCCGCCTCCTACCGGCTTTAATGCACCTCCACTGCCTTTTGGAGCAATACTTGGATgttgttgaagttttatttctTACTTTCCCCAATT CTTATTGGGAAGACACCAATGTAAAAGGTTGTGTCGCAAATGTTTCTGCAAAGCTTGAGGTTATGGAGCCATGTTGCAGTGTCAAGGATAG GATAGGATACAGTATGATAGCTGATGCTGAGAAAAGAGGTCTTATAACTCCGGGAAAG AGTGTTCTGGTTGAAGCTAATACAGGAATTGGCAGCGGTGGAACTATTTCGGGCACTGGTCGTTACCTCAAAAAACTCAATCCAAATGTCAAGGTAGCTTATTTTCcctttttgaaatttgaaactgCAGGTCCTCACAAAATTCAAGGGATTGGAGCTGGTTTTATCCCAAAGAATTTAGATCTAGAAGTCGTAGATGAAGTTATAGATAGCTGTTTGTTTCTTACCCCTACTATTTTCCGTAGCTCCTAA